A genomic window from Nicotiana sylvestris chromosome 11, ASM39365v2, whole genome shotgun sequence includes:
- the LOC104223576 gene encoding metallocarboxypeptidase inhibitor-like, whose protein sequence is MAEKGFSYKLAIIFTTLLVVIAACSTKIHVMALRDLPKDVLPIATKLFQEQYDATCGKPCNTRDDCSSGWLCSECYNFSKTCGPLVGDAIMGM, encoded by the exons ATGGCTGAAAAGGGTTTCTCATATAAACTCGCTATCATTTTCACCACTCTCCTTGTGGTTATTGCTG CTTGCTCCACGAAAATTCATGTGATGGCCCTAAGAGATCTACCTAAAGATGTATTACCAATTGCAACAAAACTATTTCAAGAACAATATGATGCAACTTGTGGGAAACCTTGTAATACCAGGGATGATTGCTCTAGTGGTTGGCTGTGTAGTGAATGTTATAATTTTAGTAAGACCTGTGGGCCACTTGTTGGTGATGCTATTATGGGCATGTGA